A portion of the Spartinivicinus ruber genome contains these proteins:
- the lysC gene encoding Rz1-like lysis system protein LysC, with amino-acid sequence MLSACSLITPKPSINPVIIRQVPPVEWLQPCPKPELTGHTNQELLTLTTTALAVIDQCNADKAAIKQWSESESSYE; translated from the coding sequence ATGTTGTCCGCTTGTTCACTGATCACCCCTAAACCCTCTATTAACCCGGTGATTATCCGACAAGTGCCGCCTGTCGAGTGGTTACAACCTTGCCCTAAGCCAGAGCTGACAGGTCATACCAATCAAGAATTATTAACGCTAACCACAACAGCATTAGCAGTGATTGATCAATGCAATGCGGATAAAGCAGCCATTAAGCAGTGGAGTGAAAGCGAGTCTAGCTATGAATGA
- the recD2 gene encoding SF1B family DNA helicase RecD2 — MSGPVERVTFHSEASGFFVIRVKVKGQRDLVTVTGNTPSITASEYIEATGIWINDPKHGVQFQAKTIKTIVPTTLEGIEKYLGSGMVKGIGPHFAKRLVKAFGDAVFDVIEQTPERLLELEGIGKKRQVKITSAWAEQKVVRDIMVFLQSHGVGTSRAVRIYKTYGDQAVQKVQENPYQLALDIHGIGFKTADQIAQNIGIAPTSLIRAQAGLRHTLQEFSSQGHCAQPVQDLLKAAESLLEIPQPILSEALAKEITEERLKPDKINEQEVVFLTPLYRAELGVANHVQRLLQGQTPWGNIDIDAAIQWVEQKNEIQLSASQRLAVDTAVNHKCCVITGGPGVGKTTTVNSILKIIKAKKASVLLCAPTGRAAKRLSESTGLEALTIHRLLEFDPSVFDFKRNQDSPLETDCLVIDETSMVDVVLMNQLLRAVPDHAAVLLVGDVDQLPSVGPGSVLADFIESGQIPVARLTEIFRQAATSKIITSAHAINRGKPPFPSKKGEDTDFFYITVDSAEAAQAMLMKVVTERLPKRYDFHPIDDIQVLCPMNRGGLGARSLNIALQSQLNGDQHPQVTRFGWTYAPGDKVIQTINNYDKEAFNGDIGRVQQVNLEENQLWVDFEGRQVEYAFSELDELSLAYATTIHKSQGSEYSCVVIPMVMQHFMLLERNLLYTGVTRGKQMVVLIGEAKAVAMASKRLTSAKRLTNLVNQLQLSNKD, encoded by the coding sequence TTGTCAGGCCCCGTCGAGCGGGTCACCTTTCACAGTGAAGCATCTGGTTTCTTTGTTATTCGGGTTAAAGTCAAAGGCCAGCGAGACCTGGTAACCGTCACTGGTAATACCCCTTCAATTACTGCAAGTGAATATATTGAAGCCACTGGGATATGGATTAATGACCCCAAGCATGGGGTTCAGTTCCAAGCTAAAACCATCAAAACGATTGTGCCAACAACATTAGAAGGTATCGAAAAGTATTTAGGCTCTGGGATGGTAAAAGGAATTGGGCCTCACTTTGCCAAGCGGTTAGTTAAAGCCTTTGGGGATGCGGTATTTGATGTAATTGAACAAACGCCAGAGCGTTTATTGGAGTTAGAGGGTATTGGCAAAAAACGACAAGTGAAAATCACCTCCGCCTGGGCTGAACAAAAAGTGGTTCGGGATATTATGGTGTTTTTACAATCCCATGGGGTAGGTACGTCAAGAGCTGTACGCATATATAAAACTTACGGTGATCAAGCTGTTCAGAAAGTACAGGAAAATCCGTATCAATTGGCACTGGATATACATGGAATCGGCTTTAAAACAGCCGACCAGATTGCCCAGAATATTGGCATTGCCCCTACTTCTCTTATTCGAGCTCAGGCAGGGTTACGCCATACACTACAGGAGTTTTCTTCTCAGGGCCATTGTGCTCAACCAGTTCAGGATTTACTGAAAGCGGCTGAGTCTCTTCTGGAAATTCCCCAGCCAATTTTGAGCGAAGCATTGGCTAAAGAAATTACCGAAGAGCGTTTAAAGCCTGACAAAATTAATGAACAAGAAGTGGTATTTCTCACCCCTTTATATCGAGCAGAGCTAGGGGTTGCCAATCATGTTCAACGACTGCTACAGGGCCAAACGCCATGGGGTAATATTGATATTGATGCCGCTATTCAATGGGTTGAACAAAAAAACGAGATACAATTATCCGCCTCTCAACGTTTAGCTGTTGATACAGCGGTTAACCACAAGTGTTGTGTGATTACCGGTGGCCCAGGTGTAGGTAAAACCACGACCGTTAACAGCATACTTAAAATTATTAAAGCTAAAAAAGCGTCTGTTTTGTTGTGCGCGCCGACAGGAAGAGCGGCTAAACGCTTAAGTGAGTCAACCGGGCTAGAGGCACTGACCATCCACCGGCTGTTAGAGTTTGATCCCTCAGTTTTTGATTTTAAACGTAACCAAGACAGCCCACTAGAAACAGATTGCTTAGTTATTGATGAAACATCAATGGTCGATGTGGTGCTGATGAATCAGCTATTGCGTGCTGTACCTGATCATGCTGCGGTACTTTTAGTAGGCGATGTTGACCAGCTGCCCTCTGTAGGCCCAGGTTCTGTTTTAGCCGATTTTATTGAATCTGGACAAATCCCCGTCGCTCGATTAACTGAAATATTCAGGCAAGCAGCCACGTCAAAAATTATTACCTCTGCCCATGCGATTAACCGAGGGAAACCACCTTTCCCCTCAAAAAAAGGCGAGGATACCGACTTCTTTTATATCACTGTGGACTCTGCTGAAGCCGCTCAGGCTATGCTCATGAAAGTAGTCACTGAACGATTACCCAAACGGTATGACTTTCACCCCATTGATGATATTCAAGTGTTATGTCCAATGAACCGAGGGGGGCTTGGTGCTCGTAGCTTAAATATCGCCTTACAAAGTCAATTAAATGGTGACCAGCACCCACAAGTGACTCGGTTCGGCTGGACTTATGCGCCCGGAGATAAAGTCATTCAAACCATTAACAACTACGACAAAGAAGCCTTTAACGGGGATATTGGCCGTGTTCAACAGGTAAACCTGGAAGAAAATCAACTCTGGGTGGATTTTGAAGGGCGACAAGTCGAGTACGCATTTAGTGAGCTGGATGAGTTGTCTCTAGCCTATGCAACCACCATTCATAAGTCACAAGGTTCCGAATACTCTTGTGTTGTGATTCCTATGGTGATGCAACATTTTATGCTGCTAGAACGAAACTTGCTGTATACCGGTGTCACCCGTGGCAAACAAATGGTTGTACTGATTGGCGAGGCTAAGGCCGTGGCGATGGCGAGTAAACGTCTGACCTCAGCCAAACGCCTGACTAACCTCGTAAATCAGTTGCAACTTTCTAATAAGGACTAA
- a CDS encoding IS630 family transposase, with the protein MWFQDEARVGQQNTCTRIWAEKGTRPRVVKQQQFESAYLFGAVCPAKDRGVALVLPIANTEAMRLHLTEISKAISKGRHGLVIVDQAAWHTTHRLEIPANITLLNLPPVSPELNPVERIWEKLREDSLANRCFKNFNDIVESCCEAWNVFVNKKNNIKSLCSRCWAVLTS; encoded by the coding sequence ATTTGGTTTCAAGATGAAGCCAGAGTGGGTCAGCAAAATACCTGTACGCGTATTTGGGCAGAGAAAGGTACGCGTCCACGAGTGGTAAAGCAACAACAGTTTGAGTCAGCTTATCTCTTTGGCGCTGTGTGTCCTGCTAAAGATAGAGGAGTGGCTCTTGTATTACCTATTGCTAACACAGAAGCAATGAGGTTGCACTTAACAGAAATTTCAAAAGCCATTTCTAAGGGAAGACACGGACTGGTTATCGTTGATCAAGCGGCATGGCATACGACTCATCGCCTAGAAATACCTGCGAATATCACGCTATTAAATTTACCACCCGTTTCCCCAGAGCTTAACCCGGTAGAGCGGATATGGGAAAAACTGAGAGAGGATTCACTGGCAAACCGTTGTTTTAAAAATTTCAATGATATTGTTGAGTCTTGTTGTGAGGCATGGAATGTATTTGTGAATAAGAAAAATAACATTAAAAGCTTGTGCTCCAGATGTTGGGCTGTTTTAACAAGCTAA
- a CDS encoding recombinase family protein — translation MLIGYARISKSDGSQVLDLQHDALTAYGVLPDKIYVDQASGKKDDRPGLENCLKALREGDVLVVWKLDRLGRDLQHLVNIVQDLEKKNISFKVLTGQGADIDTTTASGKLVFGIFAALAEYERELIRERTIAGVKAARARGRVGGRKFKLTKAQVRVAQAAMQNRDTSVSELCQELKITRPALYSYVGPNGELRENGKKVLNIK, via the coding sequence ATGTTGATTGGCTATGCCCGAATTTCTAAGTCAGATGGTTCTCAAGTATTGGATTTACAACATGACGCATTGACCGCTTATGGCGTATTGCCTGACAAAATCTATGTAGACCAGGCGTCAGGAAAAAAAGACGACCGGCCTGGCCTGGAAAACTGTTTAAAAGCCCTACGTGAGGGAGATGTATTAGTTGTTTGGAAACTTGATCGTCTGGGGCGAGACTTACAACACTTGGTCAATATTGTACAAGATTTAGAAAAGAAAAACATTAGCTTTAAAGTATTAACAGGCCAAGGCGCTGATATCGACACCACCACGGCCAGTGGTAAATTAGTATTTGGCATTTTTGCAGCATTAGCTGAATATGAGCGTGAGCTAATCAGAGAACGAACCATCGCTGGTGTTAAAGCTGCCAGGGCTAGAGGGCGTGTCGGTGGCCGTAAATTCAAATTAACCAAAGCACAAGTCAGGGTGGCACAAGCGGCTATGCAAAATCGAGACACGTCAGTCAGTGAGCTATGCCAGGAGCTGAAAATTACCCGACCTGCGCTGTATAGTTATGTTGGACCTAATGGTGAGTTACGGGAAAATGGCAAGAAAGTGTTGAATATCAAATGA
- a CDS encoding PIN domain-containing protein yields the protein MTVIAVLDANVLYPLKLRGMLLWVAYQNCFTPIWSTIILDEWTRNLKKNNPDIDVNKLEKSCRQVNQGFPYACVDEEEIEQFLSQVPQLPDKDDRHVVAAALASEALYLVTHNLKDFPNSVLKPLGLKALSPDNFFQLLIEKYPEEVYSGVEEARKRWKKPPFNQEALIAWMQKNKLKQLASFITQHSKLTL from the coding sequence ATGACAGTTATTGCAGTATTGGATGCGAATGTGCTGTATCCACTAAAGTTACGTGGCATGTTGTTGTGGGTGGCGTATCAAAATTGTTTTACTCCAATTTGGAGCACAATCATTCTCGATGAATGGACACGTAACCTTAAAAAAAATAACCCTGACATTGACGTTAATAAGCTGGAAAAATCATGCAGACAAGTAAACCAAGGTTTTCCTTATGCTTGTGTAGATGAAGAAGAAATAGAGCAATTTTTATCTCAAGTCCCCCAGTTACCTGATAAAGATGATAGACATGTAGTTGCTGCAGCTTTAGCCAGTGAAGCCCTTTATTTAGTGACGCACAATTTAAAAGATTTTCCTAACTCGGTACTTAAACCACTTGGATTAAAGGCTTTATCTCCAGATAATTTTTTCCAACTACTCATCGAAAAGTATCCAGAGGAAGTTTATAGCGGTGTTGAAGAAGCTAGAAAAAGATGGAAAAAACCACCTTTTAATCAAGAAGCACTTATTGCTTGGATGCAAAAAAATAAGCTAAAACAGTTAGCCAGTTTTATTACCCAGCACAGTAAACTGACCCTATAG
- a CDS encoding transglycosylase SLT domain-containing protein: MLLTTNFSRQWLCILVCVSLPSVGLSAPSFPNQYDDLIRSSSKMYLPAIDWRLFKSQLYQESRLKPNAASPMGAQGLGQIMPGTWSDISRQLKLDKHLVFDPKSNIQASAFYMAKMRQFWTAPRPAADKHSLALASYNAGAGNILKAQKRCSNARLYQPIIKCLPKVTGHHAKETTTYVKRIWRYWVAMLVG, translated from the coding sequence ATGCTATTGACAACCAATTTTTCACGGCAGTGGCTTTGTATTTTGGTATGCGTTTCTTTGCCGTCTGTTGGCTTATCAGCACCGTCTTTTCCTAATCAATACGACGACCTGATTCGATCCTCAAGCAAAATGTACTTACCTGCAATTGATTGGCGCTTATTTAAATCCCAGCTATATCAAGAGTCACGGCTGAAGCCGAATGCTGCGTCACCGATGGGTGCACAAGGACTTGGGCAAATTATGCCGGGTACCTGGTCTGATATCAGTCGACAATTGAAGCTTGATAAACACCTGGTGTTTGATCCCAAGAGTAATATACAGGCATCCGCTTTTTACATGGCTAAGATGCGTCAGTTTTGGACAGCACCTCGACCCGCTGCTGATAAGCATTCTTTAGCGTTGGCTTCATACAATGCGGGTGCAGGTAATATTCTGAAAGCACAGAAACGCTGTAGCAATGCACGACTGTATCAACCGATTATTAAGTGTCTTCCCAAAGTAACGGGTCATCATGCTAAAGAAACGACAACTTATGTTAAACGTATTTGGCGCTATTGGGTTGCAATGCTGGTAGGTTAA
- a CDS encoding IS630 family transposase, whose protein sequence is MARIASIPDELYDYDFDALLNREPHPRTRLRLLAMAHLQAGWSQTEIARALRKSNNTIQDWLNRFRRDGLEGLYEQPGRGKKPFLCPSQYNEFKAAVITLQNHRQGGRVQGKDIQQLLLEQFNIDYSLSSIYEVLHKAGLSWITSRSKHPNHSPDKQQAFKKTLKKRP, encoded by the coding sequence ATGGCAAGGATTGCTTCTATTCCAGATGAATTGTATGACTACGACTTTGATGCCTTACTGAACAGAGAGCCACATCCAAGAACACGGCTTCGCTTATTAGCGATGGCTCATTTACAAGCAGGTTGGTCTCAAACTGAAATAGCACGAGCATTAAGGAAATCAAATAATACCATTCAGGACTGGCTCAACCGTTTTAGACGAGATGGCCTTGAAGGACTTTATGAACAACCTGGTAGAGGAAAAAAACCATTTCTTTGTCCTTCACAATATAATGAATTTAAAGCAGCGGTTATTACCTTACAAAACCATCGTCAAGGCGGTAGAGTTCAGGGTAAAGACATACAACAGTTGCTGCTGGAACAATTTAATATAGACTACAGCTTAAGTAGTATTTATGAAGTATTGCATAAAGCAGGACTTTCTTGGATTACATCAAGATCTAAACATCCTAATCATAGCCCAGATAAACAGCAAGCATTTAAAAAAACTTTGAAAAAGAGGCCTTAA
- a CDS encoding MarR family winged helix-turn-helix transcriptional regulator: MMNTNKLTKLSKQHPRLTVRTLATLMAIKDNEGCSVSELSQVMGVNEKNVATTIRRLEEGREGSGDVKLIKVKQDKEDKRFKLIWLTAKGKSMLQKL; the protein is encoded by the coding sequence ATGATGAATACCAATAAACTTACCAAACTTTCAAAACAACACCCTCGCTTAACAGTTCGTACCTTGGCCACTCTAATGGCCATTAAAGACAATGAAGGCTGCTCTGTTTCAGAATTATCGCAAGTGATGGGTGTTAATGAAAAGAACGTGGCTACCACAATTCGCCGCTTGGAAGAGGGTAGGGAAGGCAGTGGAGATGTTAAGTTAATCAAGGTCAAGCAAGACAAAGAAGACAAACGCTTTAAGTTGATATGGCTAACTGCCAAAGGCAAATCCATGCTACAGAAGCTGTAA
- a CDS encoding HU family DNA-binding protein, with translation MTIKKMPAIKERYTKTQILSELAENTGLTKKEVTAVLDELTDLMERHIKKRGCGEFVLPGLLKVVTKKKPATKARKGVNPFTGEEMMFKAKPASVQVKVQPLKRLKDFALT, from the coding sequence ATGACAATAAAAAAAATGCCGGCGATAAAAGAGCGGTACACTAAAACACAAATACTATCTGAGTTAGCAGAAAATACAGGACTGACAAAAAAGGAAGTAACGGCAGTTCTTGATGAGCTGACTGATTTAATGGAACGACACATTAAGAAGCGGGGCTGTGGTGAATTTGTATTACCTGGATTATTGAAGGTAGTGACTAAGAAGAAGCCTGCTACCAAAGCTCGGAAAGGGGTCAATCCATTTACGGGTGAAGAAATGATGTTCAAGGCCAAGCCCGCGTCAGTGCAGGTGAAAGTTCAACCACTAAAACGACTGAAAGACTTTGCCTTAACATAA
- a CDS encoding type II toxin-antitoxin system VapC family toxin: MGLIIDTNVFIDAENGRLDLSILSGLSTHGDAFIAAVTVSELLVGVHMAKTADIRIRRSAFVEGIIKHIPIMEFSMSVARTYGELYSHFLKPRNKSAKNVHDLQIAATAIAHGFAVLTSNVEDFEKVPGLKVVKPSSKNK, encoded by the coding sequence ATGGGACTAATCATTGACACCAATGTATTTATTGACGCTGAAAATGGCCGTTTAGATCTCAGCATATTGTCAGGGCTTTCAACTCATGGTGATGCGTTTATTGCGGCAGTTACTGTTTCTGAGCTACTTGTGGGTGTTCACATGGCAAAAACGGCTGATATACGTATCAGGCGTTCTGCTTTTGTAGAAGGCATTATTAAACATATTCCTATTATGGAATTTTCAATGTCAGTCGCCAGAACGTATGGTGAGCTCTATAGCCATTTTTTAAAGCCTCGCAATAAGTCAGCAAAAAATGTTCATGACTTGCAAATTGCTGCTACCGCTATTGCCCATGGCTTTGCAGTACTCACTAGTAATGTTGAAGATTTTGAAAAAGTCCCTGGTTTAAAAGTGGTCAAACCAAGCTCTAAAAATAAATAA
- a CDS encoding excisionase family DNA-binding protein has product MSMKPVSTTRSAKQKQLLNSLVKVKYPSTSRSKPVIRFELGGELFEFVDSEISQSLVTVIQEAAQVLAKNPKAELHVLASQSDTPLTAQEAANVIGMSRPMVVKAIKAGDLPYFMVGKHYRIQESDALAFKAHMRQQTKQALEEMADLDNELGIE; this is encoded by the coding sequence ATGAGCATGAAACCCGTTTCAACCACCAGGAGTGCTAAGCAAAAGCAGCTATTGAACTCTTTGGTTAAAGTAAAGTACCCCAGTACTAGTCGCTCTAAGCCGGTTATCCGGTTTGAGCTTGGTGGGGAGCTGTTTGAGTTTGTTGACTCTGAGATCAGTCAGTCACTCGTCACGGTTATACAAGAAGCAGCCCAGGTACTCGCTAAAAACCCGAAAGCAGAGCTTCATGTTCTAGCGAGCCAGTCAGACACCCCTCTGACAGCACAAGAGGCAGCTAACGTTATTGGGATGTCTAGACCAATGGTCGTGAAGGCTATAAAAGCAGGTGACTTACCTTACTTTATGGTAGGTAAACACTATCGTATCCAAGAAAGTGATGCGCTGGCATTTAAGGCTCATATGCGCCAGCAAACAAAGCAAGCTTTAGAAGAAATGGCTGATTTGGACAACGAACTAGGCATAGAATGA
- a CDS encoding IS6 family transposase, translated as MKYCDQVFYRLFTTIGIMQERGYDVDHTTVQRWVVHYCPQLEKAFQKKKRRPKGRWRLDETYIKIKGQWKYLYRAVDKAGDTIDFLLTAKRDTKAALRFLTKAIRRNTQPSLINMDKSGANKAAVRAYNQASDHSIEIRQVKYLNNMAEQDHRGVKRITRPMMGFYNFHSAQKTLAGIELMHMIKKGQMKKHYRGNLSPAEQFYALVG; from the coding sequence GTGAAATACTGTGACCAGGTATTTTACAGATTATTTACCACGATTGGTATCATGCAAGAGCGTGGCTATGATGTGGATCATACGACCGTTCAGCGTTGGGTCGTTCATTATTGTCCACAGCTAGAGAAGGCTTTCCAAAAAAAGAAGCGACGCCCCAAGGGGCGTTGGCGATTGGATGAAACCTACATCAAAATCAAAGGCCAATGGAAATACCTATACCGTGCGGTTGATAAAGCAGGTGATACCATTGATTTTTTATTAACCGCCAAGCGTGATACAAAAGCCGCCTTACGCTTTTTAACCAAAGCCATTCGGCGCAATACCCAACCCAGTTTAATTAATATGGATAAGAGTGGTGCTAATAAAGCAGCAGTAAGGGCTTATAATCAAGCGTCCGATCATAGCATTGAAATACGCCAGGTTAAATATCTCAATAATATGGCTGAGCAAGACCATCGTGGTGTTAAGCGCATTACCCGACCGATGATGGGGTTTTACAATTTTCATTCAGCGCAGAAAACCTTAGCCGGTATTGAATTGATGCATATGATTAAAAAAGGGCAAATGAAAAAACACTATCGTGGCAATTTATCACCGGCTGAACAATTTTATGCACTAGTAGGCTAA
- a CDS encoding terminase has product MAKRKTALSSPEYPAYVARYRHNWERLALEVCGMHLTHQQCPLAFAIEQDGCRVTVSSGHGTGKSSLLAMLIIAFITTYPKARVVITANKVEQVKIGIFKYLADYWQKAVNRFPWLDELFVLTAEQFYAVGFQKSWSVGIKGYRLGNEEALAGEHADHLLYIVDEASGLSDKAFDYITGALTQTDNRLVLLSQPTRITGYFYESHHSLAKVSPDDHGFTAFQLNSEESPLVTQSYLIEKVKQYGGRQSPEYCIRVLGAFTKQAEGMLIGRDDVDQGFITTIEHPTEWGYIAIADIAGGEGRDSSVLNILKVSGFDDERVAESVKLLEMNTGVDGVEFAEIIEKETQEYPNITIGVDADGYGLITAQTLEKRGIDVVRIHWGAPVHSKTQKVRFRSKRDFASVMVKEALRDNRLRLNDHYSVKQKTLNQFVKIPYKFNEVGQWRIESKEKMRAEGIKSPDIFDTYAMAWLVDYIPVNMALDGTNSSDDLLAWAKQSLSHC; this is encoded by the coding sequence ATGGCTAAGCGTAAAACGGCGCTCTCTTCCCCTGAATATCCGGCTTATGTTGCCCGTTACCGGCACAATTGGGAACGCTTGGCTTTAGAGGTGTGTGGAATGCACCTGACCCACCAGCAATGTCCCTTAGCCTTTGCTATTGAACAAGACGGGTGTCGGGTGACTGTGTCATCGGGCCATGGTACCGGCAAATCCAGTTTACTGGCGATGCTGATAATTGCCTTTATAACTACCTATCCAAAGGCACGGGTAGTGATTACGGCAAACAAAGTCGAGCAGGTAAAAATCGGGATATTTAAATATTTAGCGGATTATTGGCAAAAAGCCGTCAACCGATTCCCGTGGCTGGATGAGTTGTTCGTGCTGACGGCTGAGCAATTTTACGCGGTTGGTTTTCAAAAGTCATGGTCTGTTGGAATTAAAGGTTATCGATTGGGCAATGAAGAAGCTCTGGCGGGTGAACACGCTGACCACTTGTTGTATATCGTTGACGAAGCTTCAGGCCTATCAGACAAGGCATTTGATTACATCACTGGTGCACTCACACAAACCGATAACCGACTCGTCTTATTAAGCCAACCGACCCGAATCACGGGTTATTTTTATGAATCTCATCATTCTCTGGCTAAAGTCAGCCCTGATGATCATGGTTTTACCGCCTTTCAACTTAACAGTGAAGAAAGCCCCTTAGTCACTCAGTCCTATTTAATTGAAAAAGTAAAACAATACGGTGGCCGTCAATCACCAGAATATTGCATTCGCGTATTGGGCGCTTTCACTAAACAAGCTGAAGGTATGCTGATTGGTCGTGATGATGTGGACCAGGGATTTATAACAACAATCGAACACCCTACGGAATGGGGTTACATTGCTATTGCTGATATAGCTGGCGGCGAAGGGCGCGACAGTTCGGTATTAAACATACTCAAGGTGTCGGGCTTTGATGATGAACGGGTAGCTGAGTCCGTAAAATTATTGGAAATGAATACTGGTGTGGATGGGGTTGAGTTTGCAGAAATTATAGAAAAAGAAACTCAGGAATACCCCAATATTACAATCGGTGTCGACGCTGACGGCTACGGATTAATTACCGCGCAAACTCTGGAAAAGAGAGGCATTGATGTTGTACGGATCCACTGGGGCGCACCGGTACACAGCAAAACGCAAAAAGTTCGGTTTAGAAGTAAGCGCGACTTTGCCTCCGTCATGGTCAAAGAAGCTTTGCGCGATAATCGCTTACGCTTAAACGACCACTATTCAGTGAAACAAAAAACCCTGAACCAATTTGTGAAAATTCCCTATAAATTTAATGAGGTTGGCCAGTGGCGTATTGAATCAAAAGAGAAAATGCGAGCGGAGGGTATTAAATCCCCGGATATTTTTGATACATACGCAATGGCCTGGTTAGTCGACTATATACCTGTCAATATGGCATTAGACGGCACTAATAGCAGTGACGATCTATTAGCCTGGGCAAAACAAAGCTTATCCCATTGCTAA
- a CDS encoding YhfG family protein codes for MPLRLRCVVLGEVMTDQELNKRKAYFAKVRLKNYRASMRLEGIEVPNIPPARNKAEILEKYKITNS; via the coding sequence ATGCCACTTCGATTACGCTGTGTTGTCTTAGGTGAGGTGATGACAGATCAAGAACTCAATAAAAGAAAAGCCTATTTTGCCAAAGTTCGATTAAAAAATTACCGGGCAAGTATGCGGCTAGAAGGTATCGAGGTGCCGAATATTCCACCTGCACGAAACAAAGCAGAGATACTAGAAAAATACAAGATCACAAATTCTTGA
- a CDS encoding site-2 protease family protein: protein MEILNLNLLGRPLRLEGTMSGWQRLYWDHQIVSELPASADPDGEAEHLFELHGEDGAIKCCVLANINWHPFELNYRVLINDQIADEGKRSLEDLEHSAPHEVMPIKKEVNLVGLASLGFKLFKSAKVIKVVLAGASVAAYSWFFSLQFALALMACLVFHEYGHIRAMKYFGMKTKGIYLIPFIGGLALGDDKINTRWQDVVISIMGPSFGLFLSIVSLIVYELTGEVFFAGLAAFNALLNLFNLLPILPLDGGHILKSISFSMDSKIGIVACALGAGLGVFLSYQLGLALLGFLLLVGSIEIIAEWRLRHESRLYPLDGYGQLFSLTWYLGTIGCLIGIIWYLAGTGDAILGLPLQVLQS, encoded by the coding sequence GTGGAAATATTGAACTTGAATTTGCTCGGTCGCCCTTTAAGGCTTGAGGGCACCATGTCAGGTTGGCAACGGTTATATTGGGATCACCAAATCGTTTCAGAGCTGCCAGCTTCAGCGGATCCAGATGGAGAGGCAGAACATCTATTTGAGTTACATGGCGAGGATGGGGCCATAAAGTGTTGTGTTTTAGCAAATATTAACTGGCACCCTTTTGAACTCAATTATCGAGTGCTTATTAATGACCAAATAGCTGATGAGGGGAAACGCTCTTTAGAGGATTTAGAGCATTCTGCTCCACATGAGGTGATGCCAATCAAGAAAGAAGTTAACCTGGTAGGGTTAGCATCACTGGGTTTTAAGTTATTTAAAAGTGCCAAAGTTATTAAAGTCGTATTAGCTGGGGCTAGTGTTGCGGCTTACTCGTGGTTTTTTTCGCTTCAATTTGCGCTTGCACTCATGGCTTGCTTAGTATTTCACGAATATGGGCACATCCGAGCAATGAAATACTTTGGCATGAAAACCAAAGGTATTTATTTAATCCCGTTTATTGGTGGCTTGGCGTTAGGCGATGACAAAATCAATACCCGTTGGCAGGATGTTGTAATATCCATTATGGGGCCGAGTTTTGGCTTGTTTTTATCTATTGTCAGTTTAATTGTGTATGAGCTGACAGGTGAAGTATTTTTTGCAGGTTTAGCAGCGTTTAATGCCTTATTGAACCTTTTTAATTTATTACCGATTTTGCCCCTGGATGGTGGCCATATCCTCAAAAGTATCAGCTTTTCGATGGACAGTAAAATCGGGATAGTGGCATGTGCGTTAGGTGCTGGATTAGGCGTCTTTTTAAGTTATCAATTAGGACTGGCATTATTAGGGTTTTTATTATTAGTCGGTAGTATAGAAATAATAGCTGAGTGGCGGTTACGGCATGAAAGCCGGTTATATCCTCTGGATGGCTATGGGCAGTTATTTTCCCTAACATGGTATTTAGGAACCATAGGCTGCTTAATTGGAATTATTTGGTACTTGGCCGGTACTGGTGACGCTATATTGGGGCTACCGCTACAAGTATTGCAAAGCTAA